A genomic segment from Spinacia oleracea cultivar Varoflay chromosome 3, BTI_SOV_V1, whole genome shotgun sequence encodes:
- the LOC130470225 gene encoding uncharacterized protein has product MRAMDVEDFQFVPEKYILQRWMKCVRSYESIRVSYFDPLESIRLGKAKELSQRHNYLSELAMCNDDALGLYKEAMDVVRLKMEDVVGIRKTGEKGDDLICWWDPDARNVFGRRRLRPREFGERARLRDVEPVVDENRIKTPVDKRHTGRAKTKRNAPFGGKAGGNSKNKKVVTEEEVIANEELICNAFGNLPSYRARQQHANHVGGTYAENVPQSSNVHPSQSSQAHPSQLHLSQDYSQSFEFDINDWRTRL; this is encoded by the exons ATGCGTGCAATGGATGTAGAGGATTTTCAATTTGTTCCAGAAAAGTACATACTACAACGGTGGATGAAGTGTGTTAGGTCGTACGAGAGCATTCGAGTATCTTACTTCGACCCTCTTGAATCTATCAGATTGGGCAAAGCCAAAGAGCTTTCACAACGGCATAATTACTTGTCTGAATTAGCTATGTGTAATGATGATGCACTTGGGTTGTACAAGGAGGCTATGGATGTTGTGCGGCTAAAAATGGAGGATGTAGTCGGAATACGCAAGACTGGGGAAAAAGGGGACGACCTTATATGTTGGTGGGACCCAGATGCGAGAAATGTATTTGGTCGTCGAAGGCTACGTCCACGAGAATTTGGTGAGAGAGCCAGATTAAGGGATGTAGAACCGGTCGTGGACGAGAACAGGATCAAAACACCGGTTGACAAACGGCATACTGGTAGGGCAAAGACAAAAAGGAATGCTCCTTTTGGTGGTAAGGCCGGTGGGAATTCTAAGAACAAAAAAGTGGTTACTGAAGAGGAAGTTATTGCTAATGAg GAACTTATTTGCAACGCATTTGGAAATCTTCCAAGTTACCGTGCTAGGCAACAACACGCGAATCACGTTGGGGGTACATATGCGGAGAACGTCCCACAAAGTTCTAATGTACATCCTTCTCAAAGTTCTCAAGCACACCCGTCCCAATTACATTTGTCTCAGGATTATTCACAGTCATTTGAATTTGATATTAACGATTGGCGCACCAGATTGTGA
- the LOC130469561 gene encoding protein FAR1-RELATED SEQUENCE 5-like, with amino-acid sequence MAWVDLNESVPDLNENVPESSQYRLITDGQEVIVNPPSVGMCFTTGHEFFEFCQLYAFKEGFEMFIKSNKLKKEYKESGVSKSGVGKYEAKPHMMELIRLKCKKGGVKKGVGSNVTGCKMNIYGVSRDGLFTILTCDLQHNHPLNPDCSRLMVNYRCIDGTTFKRAMINDMGGVSISKNFGTHLIEKGGYENITFNNRDLRNAINVERRSSRFSAADAAGLDAYFKAQRDLHPEFYSSIQVDDDGVFTNAFWSDARSRGTCKYFGDVITFDTTFACNRYRIPFAPFIGVNHHGKSIIFATALISHENTPSFVWVFEEFLKCMGKAPLGILTDQDKAICRAIELVFPGVRHRLCLWHMLQNASKNLGSLSDWKKIDTLIRTAIHDLIDPDEFDEAWCHVMDEYGLRGPGWMKDAYDNRRQWAPAYNRGKFWAGMSSTQRSEGMNRFFKTHEEKQDNFDNIDKPAKIDVDKSVLVEYVLVKTYTSEKFAEVVKERRGLTHTNVTKTSCHGSVVLYRADEKLTSPFWRKRFKSFDVRVDKENDI; translated from the exons ATGGCTTGGGTAGACCTAAACGAAAGTGTCCCTGATCTGAATGAAAATGTTCCTGAAAGCTCACAATATAGATTAATAACTGATGGACAAGAAGTTATCGTTAACCCCCCTAGTGTAGGGATGTGTTTTACAACGGGCCATGAGTTTTTCGAATTTTGTCAGTTGTATGCCTTCAAAGAAGGATTTGAGATGTTTATCAAAAGTAATAAGCTGAAAAAAGAGTACAAAGAAAGCGGAGTATCTAAGTCTGGTGTGGGAAAGTATGAGGCAAAGCCTCATATGATGGAACTTATTAGATTAAAATGCAAGAAGGGAGGGGTGAAAAAAGGTGTTGGGTCTAATGTGACCGGTTGTAAGATGAATATTTACGGTGTAAGTAGAGATGGGCTATTTACTATATTGACTTGTGACTTGCAACACAATCATCCTTTAAATCCTGACTGTAGTAGACTGATGGTTAATTATAGATGTATAGACGGTACTACATTTAAGAGGGCGATGATCAATGACATGGGTGGTGTTAGCATAAGTAAGAACTTTGGTACGCATCTAATTGAAAAGGGAGGTTATGAAAATATTACATTTAATAATAGAGACTTGAGGAACGCAATCAACGTCGAACGTCGTTCATCAAGATTTAGTGCTGCGGATGCCGCAGGACTCGATGCTTACTTTAAGGCACAACGTGATTTGCATCCCGAGTTTTATAGCTCAATACAAGTAGATGATGATGGTGTTTTTACGAATGCATTTTGGTCGGATGCACGTAGTAGGGGTACATGCAAATATTTTGGGGATGTTATTACTTTTGATACTACTTTCGCATGCAACCG gtATCGGATTCCATTTGCTCCATTCATTGGTGTAAACCATCATGGCAAATCAATTATATTTGCTACGGCCTTAATTTCCCATGAAAATACTCCCTCATTTGTTTGGGTATTTGAAGAATTCCTGAAGTGTATGGGGAAGGCACCACTAGGCATCTTAACCGACCAAGACAAAGCAATTTGTAGAGCAATTGAGCTAGTCTTCCCGGGCGTCCGTCACAGACTATGTTTGTGGCACATGCTCCAGAATGCTAGTAAGAACCTAGGTAGTCTCAGTGATTGGAAGAAAATAGACACCCTGATCAGAACTGCAATACATGATCTGATTGATCCAGATGAGTTCGATGAAGCTTGGTGTCATGTGATGGATGAGTACGGTTTAAGGGGTCCTGGGTGGATGAAGGACGCGTATGATAACAGGCGTCAGTGGGCTCCGGCATATAATAGAGGAAAGTTTTGGGCAGGTATGTCTTCTACACAAAGGAGTGAGGGTATGAATAGATTTTTTAAAACTCAC GAAGAGAAACAGGATAATTTTGATAACATTGATAAGCCTGCTAAGATTGATGTTGATAAGAGTGTTTTAGTTGAGTATGTATTGGTTAAGACGTACACTAGTGAGAAGTTTGCTGAGGTTGTTAAAGAGCGTAGAGGATTGACACACACAAATGTCACGAAAACCTCATGTCATGGATCAGTGGTGTTGTATAGAGCTGATGAAAAACTAACCTCACCGTTTTGGCGGAAAAGGTTTAAAAGTTTTGATGTTAGGGTGGATAAGGAAAATG ACATATAA